aaaaagttttcaaatattttaaaaaagtttttcaaaataacttttcaaaggATCAAGTAAAGTATTTAATAGAGATACCTTATAAAACGATAAGTATGAGTACGACTGTACGAGTACGTTGTGGGTGGTGGGTcccacatacatatataaattcgAAATGGGGTAATTAATTAGCACACATGTGTTTTGGAAGCATATGTAGTAGCAGTACAGTATTTCCCTTGCATCAAAACTGGGTATCGGGTTTCACCCGAAATCTCAAAAAGTTCGGGTCTATCATCAAGTCTATAAATTAGATAGTTGAGTTACCAATCTCCGTCACAACAATACAAACAGCTTCCTTAtataagaaatataaaaaagatcatatcataaaatatttataatcatgaataataacaatatgtatGCAGTGGTGTTGTTTATAGTACTTGTAATCACAACTACTACGATGAGCTCGGTTTTGTGTTCTTCTTCGGCCAACATTAATAATGATGATAAGGAGATTTTAATGGTGGTGGAAGAACAAACCTCATCCATGGAGCAGCCAATAACTGGGATGGTAATTAAGTCACCTACCTAGCTACGTACATCTCTTACAATATGCATATATGTTAGTTAATTAGTTACTATTTATACATCTTGATATATAcatagtttatttattatagatataaactaaaccctttatatttttcaaactcTTTTGTCATCAGAAACCCTTATGAAAGCAGTCTCTTTACCTTTAAGTTAAACTAACATTGTCTACAACGTACCTGCTTAGAGATTCGGTCTTGTCGTTGttgttgtatacatatataagccTATGAACAAAAGAGATTGATGTGTTAACAATTATTGTACTATATCTTAATTAAGCACTCCCTTCACACATAGATCAtgcatgttatatataatacataattagtacataatatatatatatatatatatatgggagcaATTAAGtaaaaacagttttaaaataagaacggtgagaacacttaaaaaacatcattttaatgcattaaaagtccataaaactaacatagtgcttaactaattatcattatttaagtgtttaacaacacattgatccgtcaaaagtgaaaaaatcacgttttttgttggatgcatcattttgataaatatgcatccaagatggatgcacaaaacaaaaaatgtgattttctcgattttgacagatcaatgtgttgttaaacacttaaataatgataattagttaagcactatgttagttttatggacttttaatgcatcaaaatgatgttttttaagtgttctcactgttcttattttaagactgttctcactggaatgttaccatatatatatggaaaagtgagtATAGAGATATTATGCACCCGACTTaagtgaaaaacctctcacatactaactttttaatattttgaataaatgtttggccctaTGCAGAGACGGAGCCAGGAAATTTTGTGcgagggggcaaatttaaaagttgtttgtcaTACTTGTAACAGTTGTATccgaaaatgaagaaaaaacaaaaaaaaaaatcggccCTAGCtcgaaaatataaaatagaccctcaaaagaatttgttatctACACCAGGTCtaacactcatatttaaaaatactagtttatttttaataaataatgaccacACGTATCGAACAAGGTCTTATTAGATGAAAACatattcaatcatataatgcaagaaactcaaaaaaatatacttctttggatataattagcttgtatatatagggtaacacttcagtgagaacactcttaaaataagaacggtgagaacaccttaaaaacatcattttgatgcattaaaagtccataaaactaacatagtgcataactaattataattatttaagtgattaacaatacattcatccgtcaaaattgaaataatcatgttttttgttttgtgcattcatcttggatgcatattcatcaaaatgatgcatccaataaaaaacgtgattttttgatgaatcaatgtgttattaaacacttaaataatgataactagttatgcactatgtcagttttatggacttttaatgcatcaaaatgatgattttaaggtaatctcaccgttcttattttaaaattgttcttatttgattgtctccctgtatatacatatatatatatatatatatatatgtatgtatgtattttctctacattatgataattataattaattgtttatgataaatatatataatatgttgaAAGAATATACATTTTCTATAAACAGTTTCACTATAATGTACTACACATCTACATACCCAAACAAcaaaagttttttcttaaactatacTTCATTtaatctattaaaaatcaaaacaactcgagcttttttaatctcttaaaaaaaaatttatcttaaaattaattattgatGACCAATGACAtccaaataataagtttatgacaagttgacaacgaagataacatttatatgtatttcctacttattttttcacttttacaaaagaaagttacaaatataccatttaaattttgaaaaattacattgtactaaaattggAATGGGGGCAGCTGACCCCGCTGCCCCCAAGCTGCAACCGTCCCTGGCCCTATGTTTTTTATCgtttaaaaaaatgaatgtgaggggttttttcAACCAACTTAGATGCCTAATAGTCTTATATGCTCTTcctcatacacacacacacatatatatatatactaggtattttacccgcacgatgtggaGTAATTTTatgattgattttatttattttaatattctaATTTTAAAGATGCGTGCAATTTGATATTTAGAAGTAGTATGCAAATCTTAAATATCACATATCATAATGAAaagttatatatagataaaaattacGAACACTTTTTCACAAATGtacaatgaaaaaataaatacttgaataatttacatataaaaatgcCCTTCTAAGTAAATATCATATGCATAGTATAAAACTAAAATCCCAAAAAAGAAGTACATATAGAATTGTCATGAGGTTTGCAACacaaacaaaactaaaataaactTGTATGTAATCACTGAACGACTTGTTTGTTATTCATATGCTAAATGTACTTATCACTCTCATGTCAGTCTCAAAAACATTATCAAAAAATTTAGATTATCTAATATCAAAACAAAACGCTGAACAAACAAACAATGACACAATCAGATAACAATATCAATAACCCATCAgaatttaaaatgagttttcacaatatatcacaaaacaaacaaaagtagaaaaacattatcaaaaaatttagattatttaaaatcaaaacaaaacacTGAACAAACACACAATGAGATAATGATATCAATAACCCATCAgaatttaaaatgagttttcacaatataacaaaaaaacaaacgaaAGTATAAATCTTTATTTGAGAAGTAAAAATCTATGTTACCAAATTATGTTCAAGAATGTTAGTGCATCCAtttatgaaaacttcaaaatacTTCAATATACttgttcaaattcattattATACATCACAACCACCGCCTAATTTATGATGAAAGGCCATAAAACTTATCAAATTgttagacaaagaagaaaaaaggagTCACGTACcaaccaagaaaaaaaaatcggaTTCAGGatttttctttattacattagttaatacatatatatatatatatatatatataattttatagcCATAAAGATTTATGCATATTTTGGAAGAGATTTATATaggatttgatttgattaattGATTTGATATTAACTTTTACGGAGTAAATTTGAACCGTAATATAAATAGATATCTATATTATAACACAAAAATcttatatcatttttcttaaatatatataaataagataaataatgtCAAAAAATTTATGGAGATGTCAtgtaagattttatcctatgtggcaattttataaaatagctttgaatttttaaagGCCTTAGAATCGTTcggattcttattgttttaataattatatagatatatctttatttttaagaaaaagtagATTTAGTTTTTTCGTATAtaagaagtatatatatttttcttgtaaCTTTCTGCTATGTAGGATCAGAAGCATCCAGTTGAACTTGGACGAATCGGTCTAAAAGGTGGAAGGTCAGTGACATTATCGTCGCTTGTAAATGGCAGAGAGAATTCTTGTGTTCCTCCTGGAGATCCGTGTGGTGCGCTTGATTGGTGCTGTGAAGGCCTCTATTGCACTAATCCCGTATATGGATCGTGCAAACCTATCGAAAACTGCCGCAAGAAGGGTGATACATGTTTAACGGTAGTTAGATTTGAATGCTGTTATCCCCTTAAGTGCAGTGACTCTGTATATGGCGGCAAGTGTGTTTAGTAACTACTTCAATAATGTAATGAATTTTATTACTGGATTactttatgtgtgtgtgtgtgtttgtgtaatAATGCTGCATCCGGACCGAATTTGATTCCGTATCTTATGTCTGttaatttgtttctttgaataaacaGTTAGCTAACAAATATATAGTTTGTTAGCTAATTAATTATGGTACCTTATATTTGTCCTTACGAATGAAAGCATTTATACGTTGTAGCGGTGAGATAGTAATAGTGATAGGTTATATAGTGTGATAAGTAATATGAGATGATAAGTTATAGAGTGTAATAGCTAAATggcttagtcgtacgggcttcgccctcgaatttaaaatttcgttaaaagtatattgaatgacatctctaatgaaagtgtatgaaattttaaaaacacccatataacttttataatttattgatgtacagttttaagataaaatattttgaataaattagaggaataaaataacTTATGAAGGAGAAggaaaaatgagtagttgagatttattttaagaatattatgaataagtgacaGAGGTATTTTGAATAATTGATGGAAGTATTTTGgggtattatgaataagtgacaggggtattatgaataagtggCGGAGGTATTTTGGAGTTTTGAACTACTTAATGTTATGTTGAAAAAATGAAAGTATATATAATGGATAAAGATTCTTTAAAGTTAAAgataactttataagtaaagttaATGTAATCTTGACCCtttgattaaaattaagggttaagattcaaaagtcatttttgaatcttaacccttgattataatccaatggtcaaaattttcaactttacctataaagtttatttcaactttagaggatctcaatccatATATAATGTTATGTAGAGACTATCATGttacccacgcaatgcggcggtagtcgtggcggcgacgatgtggtggtagatgcgactatttgtggtagatgagacgtcgattgatgtagattattaatggggatattttaaaaaataaaggattgattgtataacttaatcattaatgttaaggggtagtgtaagtaaaaatattacatatcttaagggtggtagatgaaaatattacatggaatgacattttagacattttccccatgtaatttttaatatggtggtattttatttaattagtataGATAGTAGGGATTGTAATAGAGATTGAGATAGATATAGAGATATCTAGTTCTTTGTTTTTAGTGTAGGGATTGTAATATTCGGCTTAGTTTCCTAGTGTACTGCaatttcatctatatatatatatatatatagggtaacactccagtaagaacagttttaaaataagaacggtgagaacaccttaaaaacatcattttgatgcattaaaagtccataaaactaatatagtgcagaactaattat
The sequence above is drawn from the Erigeron canadensis isolate Cc75 chromosome 4, C_canadensis_v1, whole genome shotgun sequence genome and encodes:
- the LOC122598374 gene encoding uncharacterized protein LOC122598374; translated protein: MNNNNMYAVVLFIVLVITTTTMSSVLCSSSANINNDDKEILMVVEEQTSSMEQPITGMDQKHPVELGRIGLKGGRSVTLSSLVNGRENSCVPPGDPCGALDWCCEGLYCTNPVYGSCKPIENCRKKGDTCLTVVRFECCYPLKCSDSVYGGKCV